One region of Streptomyces subrutilus genomic DNA includes:
- a CDS encoding TerC family protein — translation MHDVPYWLWIVFAVTVLVSLAVDLLAHREAHVIGFREAAAWSGMWVGLALAFGGAVFAIVGTQAGVEYTTAWLLEKSLSVDNLFVFALIFGYFKVPRAYQHRVLFLGVLGALVFRGLFLAAGVAVVSRFTAVLYVFAAILFYSTYKILREEEDSFDPGRSIAVRLLRKIMPVRDEYVGTKFFVKEAGRRVATPLLAVVAAIEAADLVFAVDSVPAVLAVSSDAFIVYSSNAFAILGLRALYFMLAGMLDRFHYLGKGLALILAFIGVKLILQASHKLISPAIPEIPSPISLAVIVVVLAVSVALSLLRPPPPDSDEPAHTAD, via the coding sequence GTGCACGATGTGCCCTATTGGCTGTGGATCGTCTTCGCCGTCACCGTCCTGGTGTCGCTGGCGGTAGATCTGCTTGCCCACCGGGAGGCACACGTCATCGGCTTCCGCGAGGCGGCCGCGTGGAGCGGGATGTGGGTCGGGCTGGCGCTTGCCTTCGGCGGCGCCGTCTTCGCCATCGTGGGCACGCAGGCCGGGGTCGAGTACACCACGGCCTGGCTGCTGGAGAAGAGCCTGTCGGTCGACAACCTCTTCGTCTTCGCCCTGATCTTCGGCTATTTCAAGGTCCCACGGGCCTACCAGCACCGCGTGCTGTTCCTCGGAGTGCTGGGCGCCCTGGTGTTCCGGGGCCTGTTCCTCGCCGCCGGTGTCGCGGTCGTCAGCCGGTTCACGGCCGTCCTCTACGTCTTCGCCGCCATCCTCTTCTACAGCACGTACAAGATCCTCCGGGAGGAGGAGGACAGCTTCGACCCCGGACGGAGCATCGCGGTCCGACTGCTGCGGAAGATCATGCCCGTCCGGGACGAGTACGTCGGGACGAAGTTCTTCGTCAAGGAGGCGGGGAGACGGGTCGCGACCCCGCTGCTGGCGGTGGTGGCCGCGATCGAGGCGGCGGACCTGGTCTTCGCCGTGGACAGCGTGCCGGCCGTGCTCGCGGTGAGCAGCGACGCCTTCATCGTCTACAGCAGCAACGCGTTCGCCATCCTCGGGCTGCGGGCGCTGTACTTCATGCTGGCCGGCATGCTGGACCGCTTCCACTACCTCGGCAAGGGGCTGGCGCTCATCCTCGCCTTCATCGGCGTGAAGCTGATCCTGCAGGCCTCGCACAAGCTGATCAGCCCGGCGATCCCGGAAATCCCTTCGCCGATCAGCCTCGCCGTGATCGTCGTCGTCCTCGCCGTGTCCGTGGCCCTGAGCCTGCTGCGGCCGCCGCCACCCGACAGTGACGAGCCCGCGCACACCGCCGACTGA
- a CDS encoding DUF4190 domain-containing protein codes for MSDAYRSPDSTGPTTQPAHASAPAPGTARNGMAVAALVTGIASLLLLWLWFVGIPLALVAIGLGIAALRRARGGAGGRGMAITGLTLGAVTVVIAGILVAVGVSLLNSDEGKDLRSCLDKAQTQQEQQACTNRFNDDVDD; via the coding sequence ATGTCCGACGCGTACCGCTCCCCCGACAGCACCGGCCCCACCACTCAGCCCGCTCACGCCTCCGCGCCCGCGCCGGGCACGGCCCGCAACGGCATGGCCGTGGCCGCGCTGGTCACCGGCATCGCGTCCCTGCTGCTGCTGTGGCTGTGGTTCGTGGGCATCCCCCTGGCCCTCGTGGCCATCGGTCTGGGCATCGCCGCCCTGCGCAGGGCCCGCGGCGGCGCCGGCGGCCGCGGCATGGCCATCACCGGCCTGACCCTGGGTGCCGTGACCGTGGTCATCGCGGGAATCCTGGTCGCCGTCGGGGTGTCCCTCCTCAACTCCGACGAGGGCAAGGACCTGAGGTCCTGCCTCGACAAGGCCCAGACGCAGCAGGAACAGCAGGCCTGCACCAACCGCTTCAACGACGACGTCGACGACTGA
- a CDS encoding dihydrofolate reductase family protein, with protein sequence MGLIHIEMFATLDLVGQAPGGPDEDPAGFPFGGWQAPLLDEVAGTQIGAAYEGTDALLLGRRTYDIFAAFWPHQKGGEDGEIAALFNSVPKYVASRGRPDLAWAGSTQLGPDLADAVREIRDRHENVKVVGSLNLVQTLLREKLFDRLDLWLHPIVLGVGKKVFDDGAVPTNVTLLAPPAAGPKGTVYLRYGLADGIPATGDMSAPDRGAKTDG encoded by the coding sequence ATGGGCCTCATCCACATCGAGATGTTCGCGACCCTCGACCTCGTCGGGCAGGCGCCCGGCGGACCCGACGAGGACCCGGCGGGGTTCCCGTTCGGCGGCTGGCAGGCGCCCCTGCTGGACGAGGTCGCCGGGACGCAGATCGGTGCCGCGTACGAGGGCACGGACGCCCTCCTGCTCGGCCGGCGGACCTACGACATCTTCGCCGCCTTCTGGCCCCACCAGAAGGGCGGCGAGGACGGCGAGATCGCCGCGCTCTTCAACAGCGTCCCGAAGTACGTGGCCTCCCGCGGCCGGCCCGACCTCGCGTGGGCCGGGTCCACCCAGCTCGGCCCCGACCTCGCCGACGCGGTGCGCGAGATCCGTGACCGGCACGAGAACGTGAAGGTCGTCGGCAGCCTGAACCTCGTGCAGACCCTCCTGCGGGAGAAGCTCTTCGACCGCCTCGACCTCTGGCTGCACCCGATCGTGCTCGGCGTCGGCAAGAAGGTCTTCGACGATGGCGCGGTGCCCACCAACGTCACCCTCCTCGCACCACCGGCAGCCGGCCCGAAGGGCACCGTGTACCTCCGCTACGGACTCGCCGACGGCATTCCGGCGACGGGAGACATGAGCGCACCCGACCGCGGCGCCAAGACCGACGGCTGA
- a CDS encoding magnesium and cobalt transport protein CorA — MAARYGNDGGGLPSAVVDCALYENGKRIPGQVNLGRILERIDPEAGRFAWIGLYEPSEAQLQEVAEAFGLHPLAVEDAVHAHQRPKLERYGDMLFLVLKTIVYVDHDQVTATSEIVDTGEIMVFAGPGYAITVRHGSAPSLDGVRQQLQGDPRQLGCGPAAVLHAVADMVVDRYLDVADAFAGDVDTLESEVFSPDRPVDAGRIYQLKRELLEFKRAVMPLAPALQRLSEGSVPQIPKDVATYFRDVADHHHRVSEQILSFDELITGMLGASIAQLGVQQNADMRRISAWAALVAVPTMIVGVYGMNFDHMPELRSPYGYPAVWILIVTACTVIYRALRRNKWL; from the coding sequence ATGGCGGCGCGGTACGGGAACGACGGCGGGGGCCTGCCGTCGGCGGTGGTGGACTGCGCTCTGTACGAGAACGGCAAGCGGATCCCCGGGCAGGTGAACCTGGGCAGGATCCTGGAGCGGATAGATCCCGAGGCCGGGCGGTTCGCGTGGATCGGCTTGTACGAGCCGAGCGAAGCGCAGCTGCAGGAGGTTGCCGAGGCCTTCGGCCTGCACCCGCTGGCGGTCGAGGACGCCGTCCACGCCCATCAGCGGCCCAAGCTGGAGCGCTACGGGGACATGCTGTTCCTGGTTCTGAAGACGATCGTCTACGTCGACCATGATCAGGTCACCGCGACCAGTGAGATCGTCGACACGGGCGAGATCATGGTCTTCGCCGGCCCCGGGTACGCCATCACCGTGCGCCACGGCAGCGCTCCGTCCCTGGACGGCGTACGGCAGCAGCTCCAGGGGGATCCGCGGCAGCTGGGCTGCGGACCCGCGGCCGTCCTGCACGCGGTCGCGGACATGGTCGTCGACCGCTACCTCGACGTGGCGGACGCCTTCGCCGGCGATGTCGACACCCTGGAGAGCGAGGTCTTCTCCCCGGACCGGCCGGTGGACGCCGGGCGCATCTACCAGCTCAAACGCGAACTCCTGGAATTCAAGCGCGCCGTCATGCCGCTGGCGCCGGCGCTGCAGCGTCTCAGCGAGGGCAGCGTCCCGCAGATCCCGAAGGACGTGGCCACGTACTTCAGGGACGTCGCCGACCACCACCACCGGGTCAGCGAACAGATCCTGTCCTTCGACGAGCTGATCACGGGGATGCTCGGTGCCAGCATCGCCCAGCTCGGCGTCCAGCAGAACGCCGACATGCGCCGTATCAGCGCCTGGGCGGCCCTGGTCGCGGTTCCCACCATGATCGTCGGCGTGTACGGCATGAACTTCGACCACATGCCCGAACTCCGCTCCCCGTACGGCTACCCGGCCGTCTGGATCCTCATCGTGACGGCCTGCACGGTCATCTACCGGGCTCTGCGGCGCAACAAATGGCTCTAG
- a CDS encoding class I SAM-dependent methyltransferase: MIATPTMQDWHAHYDGGRDFRPLTDTERRVLSEHLALPEEAQDARALEVACGTGGLARFLAEVGYRVDAVDWARSAIERATATVSDRIAYHLLDVTIGDVAALAPEGGYRLITMRRALAHLPDRTRVVAALAALLAPEGVLCVITPHADRHRAELRGICLDDTEIGLLREGWRHTERFEAGDCTVLLLRGPGPVPSRPPRSAPDASGHVDPSNR; this comes from the coding sequence ATGATCGCCACACCGACCATGCAGGACTGGCACGCGCACTACGACGGCGGCCGCGACTTCCGGCCGCTCACCGACACCGAGAGGCGCGTCCTCAGCGAACACCTGGCTCTGCCGGAGGAGGCACAGGATGCCCGGGCACTGGAGGTCGCCTGCGGGACCGGCGGGCTGGCGCGGTTCCTCGCCGAGGTCGGGTACCGGGTCGATGCGGTGGACTGGGCGCGGTCCGCCATCGAGCGCGCGACCGCGACCGTGTCTGACCGGATCGCCTACCACCTGCTCGACGTCACCATCGGGGACGTCGCCGCCCTCGCGCCCGAGGGCGGGTACCGGCTCATCACCATGCGGCGGGCCCTCGCCCATCTGCCCGACCGCACCCGCGTCGTGGCCGCACTCGCCGCGTTGCTCGCTCCCGAGGGCGTCCTGTGCGTGATCACCCCGCACGCCGACCGGCACCGGGCGGAGCTGCGCGGGATCTGCCTGGACGACACCGAGATCGGCCTGCTCCGCGAGGGGTGGCGGCACACCGAGCGCTTCGAGGCCGGTGACTGCACCGTCCTGCTGCTGCGCGGACCGGGTCCGGTGCCCTCGCGGCCGCCCCGGTCGGCCCCGGACGCCTCGGGTCATGTGGACCCCTCGAACAGGTAA
- a CDS encoding NUDIX domain-containing protein: MSGSAARHTVPVDVHLVLRREGEAGPEVLLSRRAGPVYASGLWHLPSGHLDPGEDMVEAVIREAREETGVLIDTEDVAAAATVHHRPPAGTRSRIGVFFEVRRWSGRPQVMEPDRCDGMGWYPLDGLPDPMVAYCRAGLDAYRAGLPAAVHFQRPEDPVPHTPGHPDRTRLLPGPPTGAGAMGLPYRLRVFAEQAVGRITEAAEVSWARTRNRVWRITGADGGVWYLKRHRTARFHEREVAAYRTWVPALGARAPRLVAADTRARAVVITALAGRSPNGLLLDPADEVRVQHELGRLTSALHRCGPERPAGPSAALGRVQRHLREARPHLADGDEDLVLALARVYGDLPQPLSVPTHGDLQYRNVLLAEDGELRLFDFERSEYATATRDMARLSDTWTGRPDLRAAFLDGYGRPLTPTEELRLDCETAFDAVSGIAYGTAHDDPEVAERGRRTLLRLHTARRP, encoded by the coding sequence GTGAGCGGCTCCGCCGCACGGCACACGGTGCCCGTCGACGTCCACCTCGTCCTCCGCCGCGAGGGCGAGGCCGGCCCCGAGGTGCTGCTGTCGCGCCGCGCGGGGCCGGTGTACGCGTCCGGGCTGTGGCATCTCCCGTCCGGGCACCTCGACCCGGGCGAGGACATGGTCGAGGCGGTGATCCGGGAGGCCCGCGAGGAGACCGGCGTCCTGATCGACACCGAGGACGTCGCCGCGGCCGCCACCGTCCACCACCGGCCTCCCGCGGGTACCCGTTCCCGGATCGGCGTGTTCTTCGAAGTGCGGCGGTGGTCGGGGCGGCCCCAGGTGATGGAGCCGGACCGGTGCGACGGCATGGGCTGGTACCCGCTGGACGGGCTGCCGGATCCGATGGTGGCGTACTGCCGGGCCGGCCTGGACGCCTACCGCGCCGGACTGCCCGCCGCCGTACATTTCCAGCGCCCCGAGGACCCCGTGCCACACACCCCCGGCCACCCCGACCGCACCCGCCTCCTGCCCGGCCCGCCCACCGGGGCCGGCGCGATGGGACTGCCGTACCGGCTCCGGGTATTCGCCGAACAGGCCGTCGGCCGGATCACCGAGGCGGCGGAGGTCTCCTGGGCGCGGACGCGGAACCGGGTCTGGCGGATCACCGGGGCCGACGGCGGCGTCTGGTACCTCAAACGGCACCGGACGGCGCGGTTCCACGAGCGGGAGGTGGCCGCGTACCGGACTTGGGTGCCCGCGCTCGGCGCCCGGGCGCCCCGCCTCGTCGCGGCGGACACGAGGGCGCGGGCCGTCGTCATCACCGCGCTGGCGGGGCGCTCCCCGAACGGCCTGCTCCTCGACCCCGCTGATGAGGTGCGGGTCCAGCATGAGCTGGGCCGCCTGACGTCCGCCCTGCACCGCTGCGGACCGGAGCGGCCGGCCGGCCCCTCTGCGGCTCTGGGCCGGGTGCAGCGTCATCTGCGGGAGGCCCGGCCGCACCTGGCCGACGGGGACGAGGACCTGGTCCTCGCCTTGGCCCGCGTGTACGGGGACCTCCCGCAGCCCTTGAGTGTTCCGACGCACGGGGATCTGCAGTACCGCAATGTCCTCCTCGCCGAGGACGGCGAGCTCCGGTTGTTCGACTTCGAGCGGTCGGAGTACGCGACCGCCACCCGGGACATGGCGCGCCTGAGCGACACCTGGACCGGACGGCCGGACCTGCGCGCCGCGTTCCTCGACGGGTACGGCAGACCTCTCACGCCCACCGAGGAGCTGCGCCTGGACTGCGAGACGGCCTTCGACGCCGTTTCGGGCATCGCCTACGGCACGGCCCACGACGACCCCGAGGTCGCCGAACGCGGCCGCCGCACCTTGCTCCGGCTGCATACCGCCAGGCGCCCCTAG
- a CDS encoding NUDIX domain-containing protein, giving the protein MPPTRSHIRDLVTAYLVRHPAEEALLAPLVLALEAKDDPTSRSTLPGHVTCSAVVVDRDRRVLHIHHRATGKALAPGGHVEEGDRTLLEAALREVHEEAGLPPAALCATAEYGSAPFDIDVHDIDASPTKGEPAHRHYDFRFAFCLVDTTAQIAPQPEEASGAEWLPFDEVASPALRAKLVASGLDGRIEPLNASALIHDGDGRYLLHLRDDVPGIWEPGSWALLGGGREPQDGSLEATVRRELAEEAGLEVPVLAPFATESATGTDGMSVPVQVFAGQWNGDPAELTLTEGVMLAWFSLETMPRLRLSPSTLALVRRHASSARPELRRSARTVERRRPTPVSGRQPGAGSGSVPNIVGVHLYLERDGRVLLGLRHPSAAFAASTHHFLAGHCEQESAVSCLVREAEEEAGLVIDPDDVELVHLVHLVDRVGGQPRMGVVFRARRWQGTPEVREPDRCVSWGWWPAGALPHPVVPYTRAAIEGIQAGRLYTELGWT; this is encoded by the coding sequence TTGCCGCCCACCCGCTCCCACATCCGCGATCTCGTCACCGCCTACCTGGTGCGCCACCCCGCCGAAGAGGCGCTACTGGCACCCCTGGTACTGGCGTTGGAAGCCAAGGACGACCCCACTAGCCGCTCCACACTGCCCGGACACGTCACGTGCAGCGCCGTCGTGGTCGACCGGGACCGGCGCGTCCTGCACATCCATCACCGGGCCACCGGCAAAGCCCTCGCGCCGGGCGGGCACGTCGAGGAGGGCGACCGAACGCTCCTGGAGGCGGCGCTGCGCGAGGTCCACGAGGAGGCCGGGCTCCCGCCCGCCGCCCTGTGCGCCACCGCCGAGTACGGGAGCGCTCCCTTTGACATCGACGTCCACGACATCGACGCCAGCCCGACGAAGGGCGAGCCCGCCCACCGGCACTACGACTTCCGGTTCGCGTTCTGTCTGGTCGACACCACCGCCCAGATCGCCCCACAGCCCGAGGAGGCATCCGGCGCGGAGTGGCTGCCCTTCGACGAGGTCGCGTCGCCCGCTCTGCGGGCCAAGCTCGTCGCCTCGGGCCTCGACGGCCGGATCGAACCGTTGAACGCCTCGGCGTTGATCCACGACGGCGACGGCCGCTACCTGCTCCATCTGAGGGACGACGTGCCCGGCATCTGGGAGCCGGGATCCTGGGCTTTGCTGGGCGGCGGTCGGGAGCCGCAAGACGGCTCGCTGGAGGCCACTGTTCGCCGGGAGTTGGCGGAGGAAGCGGGACTTGAGGTGCCCGTACTGGCCCCCTTCGCGACGGAGTCGGCCACCGGCACCGACGGCATGTCCGTACCAGTCCAGGTCTTCGCCGGGCAGTGGAACGGCGATCCGGCCGAACTCACCCTCACCGAAGGCGTCATGCTCGCCTGGTTCTCCCTGGAGACCATGCCCCGCCTGCGCCTGAGTCCTTCAACCCTGGCTCTGGTGCGCCGGCACGCGTCGTCCGCCCGCCCCGAACTCCGCCGCAGCGCACGCACGGTGGAGCGCCGACGCCCAACGCCCGTGTCGGGACGGCAGCCTGGGGCCGGCAGCGGAAGCGTTCCCAACATCGTCGGCGTCCACCTCTACCTGGAACGGGACGGACGGGTGCTCCTCGGACTGCGCCACCCCAGCGCGGCGTTCGCTGCCTCCACCCACCACTTCCTCGCCGGTCACTGCGAGCAGGAATCCGCGGTGAGTTGCCTGGTCAGGGAGGCCGAGGAAGAGGCCGGCCTGGTCATCGACCCGGACGATGTGGAACTCGTTCACCTGGTCCATCTGGTGGACCGGGTGGGCGGGCAGCCCCGGATGGGAGTCGTTTTCCGCGCCCGGCGGTGGCAGGGCACGCCCGAGGTGCGCGAGCCCGACCGCTGCGTGTCCTGGGGCTGGTGGCCCGCCGGCGCCCTCCCCCACCCCGTCGTCCCCTATACCCGGGCCGCCATCGAGGGCATCCAGGCCGGCCGCCTCTATACCGAGCTCGGCTGGACCTGA
- a CDS encoding STAS domain-containing protein — translation MEDPEDGGERGVWVNGDDQLLVVHVGGEMDIDRVSMLRGALHAAITQPGGPDEIVVDLSELSFCDSSGLNGLIQARHTAAEHGRHISLRAPQPQFRRLLEMTGADALFTITDA, via the coding sequence ATGGAAGATCCAGAAGACGGTGGTGAGCGGGGCGTGTGGGTGAACGGTGATGATCAGCTTCTTGTCGTGCACGTCGGCGGTGAGATGGACATCGACCGGGTCTCGATGCTGCGGGGCGCCCTGCACGCGGCGATCACCCAACCCGGCGGCCCGGACGAGATCGTCGTCGACCTGTCCGAACTCTCCTTCTGCGACTCCTCCGGACTCAACGGCCTCATCCAAGCCCGGCACACGGCGGCAGAGCACGGTAGGCACATCAGCCTGCGCGCCCCGCAGCCCCAGTTCCGGCGCCTGCTGGAGATGACGGGTGCCGACGCCCTCTTCACGATCACGGACGCCTGA
- a CDS encoding DUF4236 domain-containing protein, translating to MPLTFRKSFRILPGVRLNINRKSWSITTGGGKHGPRRTHSSTGRRTTSMDLPGPFGWRKTRRR from the coding sequence ATGCCGCTGACATTCCGCAAGAGCTTCAGAATCCTGCCCGGTGTCCGGCTCAACATCAACCGCAAGTCGTGGTCGATCACCACCGGCGGCGGCAAACACGGCCCCCGCCGCACCCACAGCAGCACCGGACGCCGTACCACCTCGATGGACCTGCCCGGCCCCTTCGGCTGGCGCAAGACCCGCCGCCGCTGA
- a CDS encoding SpoIIE family protein phosphatase, giving the protein MCADATLHTCPSQAVLPAEGMWLLLAPAAVPAGAAEVVQVSPRIRAAMPEEARPRRAFADMVAPTSASISRQLLLDAFQGAGRTYRQPIEYAHPQGTVISMTSARRLELGDGADALLVEIEEEEQGEWLHWEALRSMTVLSDQSLWVYDEEADRFSWLDGERLYNGMGPGDRMPLAELLSRVHADDVARVEEAFWALRRGESLQVDVDFRMPDEHGSPHWLRTLARLVRFGFDGRRCVVGTTSDTTAAVERHQSLLQAHADASRRGELVQQLAAAFVAAATEDELTEAILNRVAPAFEGNGTLLAFVEGGRLRVTFGDGIDPALARSLHGLPLDAPKPLTEAIRTGTPLFIATREDYRQSWPQAHSLLDATAAESFIMIPLRGQGSAPLGGWVVTFDRPHNLSDHERTLVGVMADVAGQAWERIRLQAARTELANTVQRDMLPATLPTVVGYEVQARYSPAHRGLDIGGDWYDVIAPPDGSTACIIGDVQGHNVQAAALMGQIRTAMHAYAWQEPAPDRVLARTNDLMLQMKLPVFATCLYTLLTPEGRVVTARAGHVPLVHSQAAGAQSREYPGGPPLGVVRESTFPVHSLDLAPGDLLVLVTDGLVEGPQLSIDAGMDAVCRTTFRHRRAPLAEVADALMAQSDSITGHIDDWAALVVRRLGNTS; this is encoded by the coding sequence ATGTGCGCAGACGCCACCCTCCACACCTGCCCTTCTCAGGCGGTGCTCCCCGCCGAAGGCATGTGGCTGCTGCTCGCCCCCGCCGCCGTACCCGCCGGCGCGGCGGAGGTCGTGCAGGTCAGCCCACGGATTCGTGCCGCCATGCCCGAGGAGGCGAGGCCGCGCCGGGCCTTCGCCGACATGGTCGCTCCGACCAGTGCGTCCATCTCGCGCCAGCTGCTGCTGGACGCGTTCCAGGGTGCCGGGCGCACCTACCGGCAGCCGATCGAGTACGCGCACCCGCAGGGCACGGTCATCAGCATGACGTCCGCGCGCCGGCTGGAGCTCGGCGACGGCGCCGACGCCCTGCTGGTGGAGATCGAGGAAGAGGAGCAGGGAGAGTGGCTGCACTGGGAGGCGCTGCGCTCCATGACGGTGCTGTCCGACCAGTCGCTGTGGGTCTACGACGAGGAAGCCGACCGGTTCAGCTGGCTCGACGGGGAGCGCCTGTACAACGGGATGGGGCCGGGGGACAGGATGCCCCTCGCGGAACTGCTGAGCCGTGTCCACGCCGATGACGTCGCCCGCGTGGAGGAGGCGTTCTGGGCCCTGCGCCGCGGGGAGTCCCTGCAGGTGGACGTGGACTTCCGGATGCCGGATGAGCACGGCTCTCCGCACTGGCTGCGCACCCTCGCACGCCTCGTCCGCTTCGGGTTCGACGGCAGGCGGTGCGTCGTGGGGACGACGAGCGACACCACCGCGGCCGTAGAACGCCATCAGTCACTCCTCCAGGCCCACGCCGATGCCAGTCGGCGCGGTGAGCTCGTGCAGCAGCTGGCCGCGGCGTTCGTGGCGGCCGCCACGGAGGACGAGCTGACGGAAGCGATCCTCAACCGGGTCGCCCCCGCCTTCGAGGGGAACGGCACCCTGCTGGCCTTCGTGGAGGGGGGCAGGCTGCGCGTCACCTTCGGTGACGGGATCGACCCGGCGCTGGCGCGCTCCCTCCACGGCCTACCGCTCGACGCCCCCAAGCCGCTGACCGAGGCGATCCGTACGGGCACCCCGCTGTTCATCGCCACGCGCGAGGACTATCGCCAGTCCTGGCCGCAGGCCCACAGCCTGCTGGACGCCACCGCCGCCGAGTCGTTCATCATGATCCCCTTGCGCGGCCAGGGGTCGGCTCCGCTCGGCGGCTGGGTGGTGACCTTCGACCGGCCGCACAACCTCTCGGACCACGAGCGGACCCTGGTCGGCGTCATGGCGGACGTCGCCGGGCAGGCCTGGGAGCGCATCCGGCTCCAGGCCGCCCGCACGGAACTGGCCAACACGGTGCAGCGCGACATGCTGCCCGCCACCCTGCCGACCGTCGTCGGCTACGAGGTCCAGGCGCGCTACAGCCCCGCGCATCGCGGCCTCGACATCGGCGGTGACTGGTACGACGTCATCGCCCCGCCCGACGGCAGCACCGCCTGCATCATCGGCGACGTGCAGGGGCACAACGTGCAGGCCGCGGCCCTGATGGGGCAGATCCGCACCGCCATGCACGCCTACGCCTGGCAGGAACCCGCGCCCGACAGGGTTCTGGCCCGCACCAACGATCTGATGCTGCAGATGAAGCTCCCGGTCTTCGCGACGTGCCTGTACACCCTGCTCACCCCGGAAGGACGCGTCGTCACCGCCCGAGCCGGCCATGTCCCCCTGGTGCACTCCCAAGCGGCAGGGGCGCAGAGCCGGGAGTACCCGGGCGGACCGCCGCTGGGGGTCGTCCGGGAGAGCACGTTCCCCGTCCACTCGCTGGACCTGGCCCCCGGCGACCTGCTCGTCCTCGTCACCGACGGCCTGGTGGAAGGCCCGCAGCTGTCGATAGACGCCGGCATGGACGCCGTCTGCCGCACCACCTTCCGCCACAGACGGGCGCCCCTGGCGGAGGTCGCGGACGCCCTCATGGCCCAAAGCGACTCCATCACGGGCCACATCGACGACTGGGCCGCCCTCGTCGTCCGCCGACTCGGGAACACCTCCTGA